In Candidatus Palauibacter australiensis, the genomic window AACGCCTGCGGCCGGCCCATGAGTTCCTTCGCGACGAGCGCGCCGACGCCGATCATCTTGTAGCCGTGATTGGAATCGGCGATGAAGTAGACGTTGTCTGCGAAGGTGTCGAACACGGGGAAGCTGTCCGGCGTGAAGCTGCCGATGCCGCCCGATGGCTCCTTCTTCATGAGATGGTTCCGGCCCTCGAACCGCTCCTGGCAGAAGGCGAGCGCGGCGGTCCAGAGGCGGTAGAAGCCCTCGCCGACGACGAAGTCGGGGGAGAGCGGCCCGTAGGGGTCGACGGCCACCTCGGAGCCGGGTTTGTCGATCTTGAAGGGCATCGCGCCGCCCTGCACGCCGCCAAAGTGGAAATCCGGCTTGTAGTAGATGCCCCACGGGCCTTCGCTCACGAGCCCGCGCTCGTCGCGGAGCGGCTCGTCGGTGTCGACGTGCACGACCGGCGGCAGACGGCCCTCATTGTCGGTGAGGGTTCCGGGATCGACGTCCAGCGTGCCCTCCTGGAGCGCCCAGTAGCTCCAAGTCGGCACGTCGCGCAGGGCGCCGCCGCGCAGGGTGCCGTCGCGCAGGGCGCCATTCGGAACCCGAATCTGGGTGACAGCGGGGAGGTCGAGCATCGCCCACTGCCGCTGGACCCACGGGCCGGTGGCCACCACGACGCGCTCGCAGGCGATGGAGCCCCGGTCGGTGACCACGGCGGTGACCGCGCCCGAGGCGTCCCTTTCGAACCCCTCGTGAACGACGCCGGTGAGGAGGCGGACGCCCTCGGCGGCGGCCTTCGCCCACAGTCCCCCGAGGGAGGCCATGTTGTTCGCGTACCCGCCGCGGTGCTCGTGCAGCACGCTGGTGATGCCGCGTGCCTGCCAGTCGTCGAAGATGCGGCGCATGTAGGCGTGCGACGCCCGCGCGCCCTCGATGAACGTCGAGTCGTAGCCGATGGCCCGCTGCTGCTCGTGGATCGAAGCGACGTCCTCCCGCATCGCCTCGTGGCTGATCTGGAGATAGCCGACCGGGTGATACGAGAACCCCGCGGGATCGCTCTCCCAGACCGCCACGGAGTGGGCCATCAGTTCGCGCATGGCGGGCTGGAAGTAGTTGTTGCGGATGACGCCGCACGCGATGCCCGACGCCCCCGCTCCGATCCCGGTCTTGTCGATGATCAGGATGTCGCGGCCCTCGCCGCGTCCGGCCGCCCGGAGTTCGGAAGCCAGGTGCCAGGCCGTGGAGAGGCCGTGGATCCCCGCACCGATGATCACGAACCTCGCGTGCCCGTTGCCATCGCCGTACGCGTCGTCGTTCGCGTTCCCGCGGGAACGTGTCATGGGCGGCTCCATCCTGCCGGGCGCGTTGGAAGCCTACCGGGAGCGGACCCTACCGGGAGCGGTGGAAGAATACGGTTTCGGCCAGCCGCCGGAACACGTTCCAGCTCAGGAGTCCGGCCTGCAACGCGCGCGCCACCGGGAGGTGGTCGAACCCCCAGCGCGCGGCGCGTTTCAGGGTGTGGTTCGGGTACGCGCGGCGCACGACGTCGCCCGGGTGGGGGGCTCCCCGGCGGGAGCTGCCGGCGCCGCCCCCGTCGAGGTG contains:
- a CDS encoding FAD-binding oxidoreductase: MTRSRGNANDDAYGDGNGHARFVIIGAGIHGLSTAWHLASELRAAGRGEGRDILIIDKTGIGAGASGIACGVIRNNYFQPAMRELMAHSVAVWESDPAGFSYHPVGYLQISHEAMREDVASIHEQQRAIGYDSTFIEGARASHAYMRRIFDDWQARGITSVLHEHRGGYANNMASLGGLWAKAAAEGVRLLTGVVHEGFERDASGAVTAVVTDRGSIACERVVVATGPWVQRQWAMLDLPAVTQIRVPNGALRDGTLRGGALRDVPTWSYWALQEGTLDVDPGTLTDNEGRLPPVVHVDTDEPLRDERGLVSEGPWGIYYKPDFHFGGVQGGAMPFKIDKPGSEVAVDPYGPLSPDFVVGEGFYRLWTAALAFCQERFEGRNHLMKKEPSGGIGSFTPDSFPVFDTFADNVYFIADSNHGYKMIGVGALVAKELMGRPQALLEPFRYARFAAGRLHPTSHSPFPWS